A window of the Enterobacteriaceae bacterium 4M9 genome harbors these coding sequences:
- a CDS encoding fimbria/pilus periplasmic chaperone: MSLLKHLSVIVLSLAISTAAIAGGVGVGSTRVIYQSDAKQASLSVNNTDSSAVFLIQSWIEDANSKKTDHFVLTPPLFVIQPSKENVLRILFSGPQLPQDRETLYWINVKAIPTKGKDNQPDSSTLQFAIVSKLKLFYRPTGLPLSSDEAMKQLSASQNGSTLTFKNPTPYYINVANIKSGNTQLKTRSVAVAPFSTSQIDVESSAKNITYQLVNDYGGLEPSQPVK; the protein is encoded by the coding sequence ATGTCTCTGTTAAAACACCTTTCAGTTATTGTTCTTTCACTGGCAATCAGCACCGCCGCCATCGCCGGAGGCGTCGGCGTTGGTAGCACCCGCGTTATTTATCAGTCTGACGCGAAGCAGGCTTCTTTATCCGTTAACAATACAGACTCCTCGGCGGTTTTTTTAATTCAGTCATGGATTGAGGATGCCAACAGCAAAAAGACCGATCATTTTGTACTCACTCCACCACTGTTTGTCATTCAGCCGTCAAAAGAGAATGTCTTGCGTATTCTTTTTTCCGGGCCGCAGCTTCCTCAGGACAGAGAAACGCTTTACTGGATAAATGTAAAAGCTATTCCTACCAAAGGTAAAGATAATCAACCTGACAGCAGCACGCTGCAATTTGCCATTGTCAGTAAGCTAAAACTGTTTTATCGCCCGACAGGATTACCACTGAGCAGTGATGAGGCCATGAAACAACTTTCCGCAAGCCAAAATGGCAGCACCCTTACGTTTAAAAACCCTACGCCATATTACATCAACGTGGCCAACATTAAGTCAGGAAACACACAGCTGAAAACACGCAGTGTGGCTGTTGCTCCGTTCTCTACCTCTCAGATAGACGTGGAATCCTCGGCAAAAAATATCACTTATCAACTGGTGAATGATTACGGTGGTCTGGAACCATCGCAGCCAGTGAAGTAA
- a CDS encoding fimbrial protein produces MKKTFFISTIAALTMGFTTVANAAAVNGGTINFVGKVVDAACVVSTDTANQTVDLGQVKVSAFGAKAGTKAQNLTPFELVLEQCDGKSATAAITFSGVQNATYNALTSTGTASGVGVYIMDNDGSVLSIGTASKPVALQAESNVLPFMADMISVSDAVTVGSVEATANFTITYA; encoded by the coding sequence ATGAAAAAGACTTTTTTTATCAGCACCATCGCAGCACTGACCATGGGTTTCACCACTGTAGCTAACGCTGCTGCCGTTAATGGTGGAACAATTAATTTTGTTGGTAAAGTCGTTGATGCCGCGTGCGTCGTTTCTACTGATACCGCAAACCAGACCGTGGATCTGGGGCAGGTCAAGGTGAGTGCCTTTGGCGCCAAAGCCGGTACCAAAGCACAAAACCTGACTCCCTTTGAACTGGTTCTGGAACAGTGTGACGGTAAATCGGCTACCGCAGCAATTACCTTTAGTGGTGTTCAAAATGCGACGTACAACGCGCTGACGTCAACCGGTACAGCAAGTGGCGTTGGCGTATACATTATGGACAACGATGGTTCAGTACTTTCTATAGGTACAGCGTCTAAACCTGTCGCGTTACAAGCCGAAAGCAATGTCCTGCCGTTTATGGCAGACATGATTTCTGTTTCTGACGCCGTCACCGTCGGTAGTGTTGAAGCAACTGCAAACTTCACCATCACCTACGCGTGA